The Virgibacillus phasianinus genome includes a window with the following:
- a CDS encoding GerAB/ArcD/ProY family transporter, whose product MDVNVKVKSNLQIRAFYLFFIITSIQTGTGIMGGPKYIFVAAGRDAWLSILIAFVYLFLVIWAMYIILKQYTNADILGIQIDIFGVWIGKFLGSIFIIHLAMSLFTVLITYIEVIQIFIFPTFPAYTLAFILLFLIIYSVLGGIRVIVGVVFIFFIAIQFLMVLLIMPALRIDIMHLLPAFQTPIMDLLKGARETTYSLLGFEIFLLLYPFIQNKEKIKLPVFLGIAWTIFTLLMVTVISIGYYSPKQLETLDWATLGLFKIVSFSFIERFDYIVVTSWLMVVLPNMILLMWGITYSVKRLYKISQKMTLYITSGIMLAACFFFQDTHSIIALTSNFAKVAFWLVFVYPFGLLPLVLIKKKWRKNKGESM is encoded by the coding sequence ATGGATGTTAATGTGAAAGTGAAAAGTAACTTACAAATACGAGCGTTCTATCTTTTTTTCATCATTACCTCTATTCAGACCGGTACTGGTATTATGGGAGGACCTAAGTATATATTTGTTGCAGCTGGTCGGGACGCGTGGTTGTCGATTCTGATCGCATTTGTATATTTGTTCTTGGTTATATGGGCGATGTATATCATTTTAAAACAATATACAAATGCAGATATTCTCGGAATCCAGATTGATATATTCGGTGTGTGGATAGGAAAGTTTCTCGGTAGTATTTTTATCATTCATTTAGCGATGAGTCTGTTCACCGTGTTAATTACCTATATCGAAGTAATCCAAATTTTTATTTTCCCTACCTTCCCGGCCTATACCTTAGCGTTTATTCTGCTATTTTTAATTATATATAGTGTGTTAGGCGGGATTCGAGTAATCGTAGGGGTCGTTTTCATTTTTTTTATTGCCATCCAATTTTTAATGGTTTTGTTAATCATGCCTGCATTGCGAATTGATATAATGCACCTTCTTCCAGCTTTTCAAACACCTATTATGGATTTACTGAAAGGGGCAAGAGAAACCACCTATAGTTTGCTCGGTTTTGAAATATTTTTGCTGTTGTACCCATTTATACAAAATAAAGAAAAGATAAAACTCCCTGTCTTTCTCGGTATTGCTTGGACAATTTTTACTTTGCTTATGGTGACTGTCATATCAATAGGCTATTATAGTCCCAAACAATTAGAAACACTGGACTGGGCAACTCTTGGTCTATTCAAAATTGTGTCCTTTTCCTTTATAGAGCGGTTTGACTATATCGTGGTAACTAGCTGGCTAATGGTTGTCCTGCCAAATATGATCTTGCTTATGTGGGGAATCACGTATAGTGTAAAACGCTTATATAAAATCTCACAAAAAATGACCCTCTATATTACATCAGGAATCATGCTAGCCGCCTGTTTCTTTTTTCAAGACACACATTCAATTATTGCTTTAACGTCCAACTTTGCCAAAGTCGCCTTTTGGCTTGTCTTTGTCTATCCCTTTGGATTGCTTCCACTTGTATTAATAAAAAAGAAATGGCGTAAGAATAAGGGTGAATCAATGTGA
- a CDS encoding Ger(x)C family spore germination protein has translation MKNKKLAILLIGLIIILTGCLPSKEIEGLGIINTRGIDTLDDGNLETTIVYFQFDKQSKNITKIVSGQGKTVKGARTNANFKTNFELTAGQIRLEIYGREAAEKGILPYLDTLGRDAKVADTMFLAVSDTTAKDVIKMGQKDPQTNVGHYLYRLIEQSIIHDVVPRMTLQDFIHAFYDVGKDPIMPILKISKKRPYLYAVGLFKNDQLVGQIPAEDAFLINMLEKKVKTTQLELELPLKPFEKYIQKPGGKKSDEKTFSVLISVLNGKGKMDVVDMNSLTFKTDIQMELRLLELTKEIRIKSPKVRALFEKEIEKSIAKQYQDLLANVQELGVDPFGYGNVYRVHKKNGELKSKEWRNILPDINVKFHVDAKIVQHGITK, from the coding sequence GTGAAGAACAAAAAACTAGCGATTCTGCTAATCGGTCTCATAATCATCTTAACTGGATGCTTACCATCCAAAGAGATTGAAGGCCTTGGCATTATTAATACAAGAGGGATTGATACACTGGACGATGGGAATCTAGAGACAACAATTGTTTATTTTCAGTTTGATAAACAATCAAAGAACATTACTAAAATTGTATCCGGACAGGGAAAGACGGTAAAAGGGGCGCGAACAAATGCCAATTTTAAGACTAACTTTGAACTGACTGCTGGTCAGATTCGACTGGAGATTTACGGGAGGGAAGCTGCTGAAAAAGGGATCTTGCCATACCTTGATACACTGGGTCGTGATGCTAAAGTTGCAGATACGATGTTCCTCGCGGTAAGCGATACTACAGCAAAAGATGTAATAAAAATGGGACAGAAGGATCCACAAACAAATGTTGGCCACTACTTATACCGTTTAATCGAACAATCCATAATACATGATGTAGTCCCCCGGATGACCTTGCAGGACTTCATTCATGCCTTTTATGATGTAGGCAAGGACCCTATTATGCCAATTTTAAAGATCTCAAAAAAAAGACCTTATTTATACGCTGTGGGGCTTTTTAAAAACGATCAGCTTGTCGGTCAAATACCGGCAGAAGATGCTTTTCTGATAAATATGCTTGAGAAAAAGGTTAAGACAACTCAATTGGAATTAGAACTTCCGCTTAAACCCTTTGAGAAATACATCCAAAAACCAGGGGGGAAAAAAAGCGATGAGAAGACATTTAGTGTATTAATCAGCGTATTAAATGGTAAAGGCAAAATGGACGTTGTTGATATGAATAGTCTTACCTTTAAAACAGATATACAAATGGAATTACGCTTACTTGAATTAACAAAAGAAATCAGGATTAAAAGTCCAAAGGTAAGGGCATTATTTGAAAAAGAGATTGAAAAAAGTATCGCAAAACAATATCAGGATTTGTTAGCTAATGTGCAAGAACTTGGTGTTGATCCGTTTGGATATGGAAACGTTTATCGAGTTCATAAAAAGAATGGAGAACTGAAAAGTAAAGAATGGAGAAATATCCTGCCAGATATTAACGTAAAGTTCCATGTCGATGCAAAAATTGTTCAGCATGGTATTACAAAGTAG
- a CDS encoding aldo/keto reductase, whose product MIILDLSSTKKLHNGITIPRLGLGVYKVPEEQVYDTVSSALDLGYRHIDTASFYGNEEGVGKAVHNSGIPREEIFVTSKVWNDDQGYENTLKAFDRSMDKLGFEYLDLFLIHWPVPDVFPETWKALEKVYEKRQTRAIGVSNFLDHHLGELAKTANETPVVDQIELHPKLTQKSTVDYCREHHIAVESWSPLGRAKYLDDSALVKMAGKYDKSVAQLIIRWHLENNLIVIPKSTNASRQKENAAVFDFEISPEDKKYMDQMNENLRIGSHPDNTKGL is encoded by the coding sequence ATGATCATATTGGATTTGTCTAGTACAAAGAAATTGCATAACGGAATTACTATTCCAAGATTAGGCCTTGGTGTATATAAGGTTCCGGAAGAGCAAGTATATGATACAGTTTCAAGCGCACTTGATTTAGGATACCGCCATATTGATACTGCAAGTTTCTATGGCAATGAAGAAGGGGTTGGGAAGGCTGTTCATAATTCAGGGATCCCCCGGGAAGAAATCTTTGTTACGAGTAAGGTATGGAATGATGATCAGGGGTATGAAAACACCCTAAAGGCATTTGACCGGAGCATGGACAAGTTAGGATTTGAATATTTGGATTTGTTCCTAATTCATTGGCCAGTACCAGATGTTTTCCCGGAAACTTGGAAGGCGTTGGAAAAAGTTTATGAAAAAAGGCAAACACGTGCAATAGGAGTGAGTAACTTTTTGGATCATCATTTAGGGGAATTAGCTAAAACTGCTAATGAAACTCCAGTAGTTGACCAAATTGAATTACACCCTAAGCTGACCCAAAAAAGCACGGTTGATTATTGCCGGGAACATCATATTGCAGTTGAATCCTGGTCCCCGCTTGGCCGGGCAAAATATTTAGATGATTCGGCGCTGGTTAAAATGGCAGGTAAATATGACAAGTCAGTTGCCCAGTTAATAATTAGATGGCATTTGGAAAACAATTTAATCGTTATACCGAAATCAACTAATGCTTCCCGCCAAAAGGAAAACGCTGCTGTATTTGATTTTGAAATTTCACCTGAAGATAAGAAATATATGGATCAAATGAATGAAAATCTGAGAATTGGTTCTCATCCCGATAACACTAAAGGCTTGTAA
- a CDS encoding MarR family winged helix-turn-helix transcriptional regulator, with translation MDIYTLISRYQTAMNTIYRGVNSILKEKIHSDITTDQFSTLQYIRNHETCTSTEIAHAFGVGKSAVTAQINRLFDKDLIERNRDQADRRNVYLYVTPKGLKLVDFTEKEVYAVIGDQLSHFDKEEITMFIQSIEKLANVMDNKEGDRS, from the coding sequence ATGGACATATATACGCTAATTAGTCGTTATCAAACTGCCATGAACACGATTTATCGTGGAGTAAACAGTATTTTAAAGGAAAAGATACATTCCGATATTACCACAGACCAGTTTTCAACTCTGCAGTACATCCGAAATCATGAAACATGTACCTCAACGGAAATAGCACATGCTTTTGGGGTTGGCAAAAGTGCAGTTACAGCCCAAATAAACCGGCTATTTGACAAGGATCTTATTGAGAGAAACCGTGATCAAGCTGACCGCAGGAACGTCTACTTGTATGTTACACCTAAAGGACTTAAGCTGGTGGATTTTACCGAAAAAGAGGTATACGCAGTTATTGGGGATCAGCTTTCGCATTTTGATAAAGAAGAGATCACTATGTTTATCCAGTCCATTGAGAAGTTAGCAAATGTAATGGATAATAAAGAAGGAGATAGATCATGA
- a CDS encoding MMPL family transporter — MKQIIRFRWVIAILWLAVAASLFIFSPNLQELVREKGQITIPEDSPSQEANALLEQMSSGNSENTTSAVLVFHDDNGLDKNEKDEVSKAINQLQDNKDKLGLSDILAFNKDPKIAEQTVSKDGTTILVPFDVSLEDQEVDESREKINQTVNDIEVEHHLTGEEYIQLDITKNSEEGLQRTEFITVGLILIILFVVFKSFVAPFIPLLTVGISYLAAQGVVSILADTVGFPLSTFTQIFMVAVMFGIGTDYCILLISRFKEEITHQESVKDAVLATYKSAGKTIFFAGIAVLVGFATIGLSTFSLYQSGVAVAVGVAVVLIALTTIVPFFLVVLGKKLFWPFDKNVSHKESKIWKSAGLFSWARPVIALLIVAVITLPFLLTYDGDKSYNSLEEIGDEYGSVKAFNWTADSFGPGQTMPTTVVLKTEKPIDSVEDYQDIATISQEIAKMDGVGQVRSATRPAGEIIEDFLVKNQTGQLAGGIGQSTEGIKEIQKGLAKASKELQNATPKLEDAQNGVDQLMEGTQSANNGIGDISNALAKIQNGIKSGSQGAAEIKSNLQTIKSNLDQTIAGNRKLLSGYQQLADGLGNFGSSQSTNAKDLDQLKGTLTSAKENITANKKIAEQSNPDLKQNKEFIANYKTSIAQINGTIDGITKLQDKLGKLAGAQSQIQNKVIAPLTKLNAGFSDSIAGQEQLSQGIGKLIGGIEQLQAGLNKAADGQGQVINNIPSLQDGLSQIYGGQKELKKAFADMQGQLSQLSTGLGKSSDGLEEIYDGLSEVERYLGDFNAEGSNPAVVIPKQALEDDAFIEGTKPYISEDKTIAKFDVVLKDNPYSSEAIAMVDKIDDTVNNAKDGTVFANSDPKLGGISSTNHDLKNISDEDYSRTVMLMIIGLFIVLVIMLRSIVIPIYLIGSLVLTYFTSLGVTEVIFVNILGYDGLSWAIPFFGFVMLMALGIDYSIFLMDRFKEYTEIPIKEALINSMKNMGTVIISAAVILGGTFGAMLPSGVLSLLEIATVVLTGLFLYAFVMLPLFVPVMVRIFGKINWWPFRR; from the coding sequence ATGAAACAAATTATACGTTTTCGCTGGGTAATTGCTATTCTATGGTTAGCTGTTGCTGCTTCGTTATTTATCTTTTCACCTAACCTGCAGGAGCTTGTCCGCGAAAAAGGGCAAATTACAATACCGGAAGATTCGCCTTCCCAGGAAGCGAATGCATTATTAGAACAAATGTCATCCGGTAATTCGGAAAACACAACAAGTGCCGTGCTGGTTTTCCATGATGATAATGGATTGGATAAAAATGAAAAAGATGAAGTGTCAAAAGCAATTAATCAATTACAGGATAATAAAGATAAACTTGGACTATCCGATATATTAGCATTTAATAAGGATCCAAAAATTGCTGAACAGACGGTATCTAAAGATGGAACAACCATTTTGGTGCCTTTTGATGTGTCATTGGAAGACCAGGAAGTTGATGAATCACGCGAAAAAATAAATCAAACAGTGAACGATATTGAGGTCGAACATCATTTAACAGGTGAAGAATACATTCAACTTGATATTACGAAAAACTCAGAGGAAGGTTTACAACGAACAGAATTTATCACGGTTGGGTTGATTTTAATCATCCTGTTTGTTGTCTTTAAATCCTTTGTTGCACCGTTTATTCCACTATTAACAGTTGGAATCAGTTATTTAGCAGCACAAGGAGTCGTTTCCATTCTAGCCGATACCGTTGGGTTTCCTCTTTCCACGTTTACGCAAATCTTTATGGTGGCTGTCATGTTTGGGATTGGAACCGACTACTGTATTTTGTTGATTAGCAGATTTAAAGAAGAAATTACCCATCAGGAGTCTGTGAAAGATGCTGTATTAGCAACATACAAATCAGCAGGAAAAACGATTTTCTTTGCTGGAATAGCCGTCTTGGTTGGTTTCGCAACAATAGGATTATCAACCTTTTCCCTTTATCAATCAGGTGTAGCGGTTGCAGTTGGTGTAGCCGTTGTACTTATTGCTTTAACCACAATTGTACCTTTTTTCCTGGTTGTTTTAGGCAAAAAATTATTTTGGCCATTTGATAAAAACGTTTCACATAAGGAAAGTAAGATATGGAAATCTGCTGGATTATTCTCATGGGCACGTCCAGTCATTGCGTTACTCATCGTAGCAGTAATCACATTGCCATTTTTGCTAACCTATGACGGTGACAAATCATATAATTCCCTAGAGGAAATTGGGGATGAATACGGTTCTGTAAAAGCATTTAACTGGACTGCTGACAGCTTTGGACCGGGACAAACGATGCCAACAACTGTAGTTCTAAAAACAGAAAAACCCATTGACTCAGTTGAAGACTATCAGGATATTGCAACAATATCACAGGAAATAGCAAAAATGGATGGTGTAGGGCAGGTTCGAAGTGCGACTAGACCAGCTGGCGAAATTATTGAAGATTTCCTCGTAAAAAATCAAACAGGTCAATTAGCTGGCGGCATAGGTCAAAGCACCGAAGGAATTAAAGAAATTCAAAAGGGTCTGGCGAAAGCATCAAAAGAACTGCAAAATGCAACACCTAAACTTGAAGATGCACAAAATGGTGTCGATCAATTAATGGAAGGCACACAATCAGCAAACAATGGTATTGGTGATATTAGTAATGCACTTGCTAAAATCCAAAATGGAATCAAATCCGGTTCACAGGGCGCAGCAGAAATTAAAAGTAATCTGCAAACCATTAAAAGTAATCTTGATCAAACAATCGCCGGAAACCGTAAATTGCTGTCTGGCTATCAGCAGCTTGCTGATGGTCTAGGAAACTTTGGCAGTTCACAAAGTACAAATGCAAAGGACCTTGATCAACTTAAAGGTACGCTAACTAGTGCCAAGGAAAACATTACAGCTAATAAAAAAATTGCCGAGCAATCCAATCCCGATTTAAAACAAAACAAAGAGTTTATTGCAAACTATAAGACATCAATCGCTCAAATCAATGGGACAATTGATGGCATAACTAAATTGCAAGACAAACTCGGAAAACTTGCAGGTGCACAATCCCAAATCCAAAATAAGGTTATCGCACCGCTTACCAAGCTGAATGCTGGATTTAGTGACTCTATCGCTGGTCAGGAACAGCTGTCACAAGGAATTGGCAAGTTAATTGGTGGTATTGAACAATTACAAGCCGGATTAAATAAAGCTGCAGATGGCCAAGGACAGGTAATCAATAATATTCCAAGTCTGCAAGATGGCCTATCACAAATTTATGGCGGTCAAAAAGAATTGAAAAAAGCTTTTGCAGATATGCAGGGACAGTTAAGTCAGCTCTCAACTGGACTTGGTAAAAGTTCGGATGGATTAGAGGAAATTTACGATGGTCTTTCCGAAGTGGAACGTTACCTTGGTGACTTTAATGCAGAAGGCAGCAATCCTGCCGTAGTTATTCCTAAACAGGCTTTAGAAGATGATGCATTTATCGAAGGAACCAAGCCTTATATTTCGGAAGATAAAACGATAGCTAAATTCGATGTGGTTTTGAAAGATAACCCTTATTCATCTGAAGCGATTGCGATGGTTGATAAAATTGATGATACGGTAAACAATGCAAAAGATGGAACTGTATTTGCAAATAGTGATCCGAAGCTGGGTGGAATAAGCAGTACTAACCATGATCTTAAAAATATTTCGGATGAAGATTACTCTAGAACAGTCATGTTAATGATTATCGGTTTATTTATCGTACTGGTAATTATGTTACGGTCGATTGTTATCCCGATTTATTTAATTGGATCACTTGTTTTAACGTATTTCACATCCCTTGGGGTTACCGAAGTTATTTTCGTCAACATACTTGGCTATGATGGATTATCATGGGCAATACCATTCTTTGGCTTTGTCATGTTGATGGCTCTGGGAATTGACTACAGTATATTCTTAATGGACCGCTTCAAAGAATATACAGAAATTCCTATTAAGGAAGCGTTAATCAATTCAATGAAAAACATGGGAACTGTTATTATCTCGGCCGCGGTCATACTTGGTGGAACATTCGGTGCAATGCTGCCATCTGGCGTCTTATCTCTCTTAGAAATCGCAACAGTGGTTCTAACAGGATTATTCCTTTACGCCTTTGTAATGCTGCCGCTATTCGTACCAGTCATGGTTCGGATTTTCGGTAAAATTAACTGGTGGCCGTTTAGAAGATAG
- a CDS encoding undecaprenyldiphospho-muramoylpentapeptide beta-N-acetylglucosaminyltransferase, with amino-acid sequence MNKKSILFTGGGTAGHVIVNLAVIPIFKRQGWEINYIGSKDGIERQLIEKLDGVTYHPISTGKLRRYMSKENVKDPFKVLKGTLQAWRIIGKSRPSVIFSKGGFVSVPVVLAAKVRRVPTVVHESDFTPGLANKIAIPFVNKVLATFPETMNYLPEQKAEYVGAVVRDELFQGNKKKGFALCGFTNNKPVLLIMGGSGGSIKINESVRAGLDKLLKEFQIIHLCGIGKTDSTFDRPGYKQFEYVNEELNDLFAATDFVLSRAGSNAIFEFLSLRIPMLLVPLSKGSSRGDQIINAKSFTEKRYARVMEEESMNEETLVNELLQLKEQGLVMKTNMESYQSEKAKDRVIEIIKEVSKK; translated from the coding sequence ATGAATAAAAAGAGTATTCTGTTTACCGGTGGTGGTACAGCAGGCCATGTGATTGTAAATTTAGCAGTTATCCCTATTTTTAAGCGGCAAGGATGGGAGATAAATTATATAGGTTCAAAAGATGGAATCGAACGCCAGCTGATTGAAAAACTTGATGGTGTAACATACCACCCAATTTCTACAGGAAAACTGCGTCGTTATATGTCCAAGGAGAACGTAAAGGATCCTTTTAAGGTGTTAAAAGGAACCCTGCAGGCTTGGCGTATTATCGGGAAGTCCAGACCATCCGTTATCTTTTCGAAGGGTGGCTTTGTATCTGTACCAGTGGTGCTAGCTGCCAAGGTACGGCGTGTCCCGACAGTGGTTCATGAATCTGATTTTACACCTGGACTTGCTAATAAAATTGCCATTCCGTTTGTCAATAAAGTTCTTGCCACATTTCCTGAAACAATGAACTATCTTCCTGAACAAAAGGCAGAGTATGTAGGAGCGGTTGTTCGGGATGAACTATTTCAGGGCAATAAGAAAAAAGGGTTTGCGTTATGCGGATTTACAAATAATAAGCCTGTATTACTAATAATGGGGGGGAGCGGCGGATCAATCAAGATAAATGAAAGTGTCCGTGCAGGTCTTGATAAACTGCTAAAAGAGTTTCAAATCATTCATCTTTGTGGAATTGGCAAAACAGATTCCACCTTCGATCGGCCGGGATACAAGCAGTTTGAATATGTTAACGAAGAATTAAATGATCTATTCGCTGCGACTGATTTTGTTCTTTCCCGTGCGGGTTCAAATGCAATATTTGAATTTCTGTCATTACGAATTCCAATGCTGCTTGTCCCATTATCTAAAGGGTCGAGCAGAGGAGATCAAATCATCAATGCTAAGTCATTCACAGAGAAAAGATATGCACGCGTTATGGAAGAAGAATCAATGAATGAAGAGACCCTAGTTAATGAACTGCTTCAATTAAAAGAGCAGGGATTGGTTATGAAAACCAACATGGAATCCTACCAAAGTGAAAAAGCCAAAGACCGAGTAATTGAAATCATTAAAGAAGTAAGTAAGAAATAA
- a CDS encoding MATE family efflux transporter, whose translation MYETSTIKEKLKLFTIILIPILVTQVSMYLMNFFDTVMSGQAGAVDLAGVAIGSSLWVPIFTGINGILLAITPIIAHLVGAKADHEIARKVQQGVYLATVLAILVVVAGAFLLNPILNAMDLETGVRHTAKYYIIWLVTGIVPLFIFNTLRCFIDALGQTKISMMIILISLPINIFFNYMFIFGKFGVPAFGGIGAGIATALTYWLVCFIAFGILSKLSPFKNYHLFSGWVKPSLAEWWEQLKIGIPIGFSIFFETSIFSAVTLFMSVYSTYTIAAHQAAINFASLLYMIPLSVGMALTIAVGYELGGKRFGEARTYGYIGISGGLFIALFAGLVLYVFNDMVANLYTDNAEVVELTKHFIYYAIFFQLADAFGAPIQGALRGYKDVNITLITSFVSYWVIGLPSGWLLANYTPLEPFGYWVGIIIGLSCGAVALLWRLLHLQKKQRAYE comes from the coding sequence ATGTATGAAACATCAACGATAAAAGAAAAGCTAAAACTGTTTACAATTATTTTAATACCTATTCTGGTTACCCAAGTTAGCATGTATCTCATGAACTTTTTCGATACCGTCATGTCCGGTCAGGCTGGTGCTGTGGACTTAGCCGGTGTCGCGATAGGTTCCAGTTTGTGGGTTCCCATTTTTACAGGAATTAACGGAATCCTTCTTGCAATCACCCCCATTATCGCACACCTAGTTGGCGCAAAGGCTGACCACGAAATTGCCAGAAAGGTTCAACAAGGTGTTTATCTCGCAACAGTACTTGCAATTTTAGTTGTTGTGGCAGGAGCCTTTTTATTAAACCCTATTTTAAATGCAATGGACCTCGAGACCGGTGTAAGGCATACCGCTAAGTATTACATTATATGGCTGGTTACGGGTATTGTTCCGCTATTCATTTTCAATACATTACGTTGTTTTATTGATGCACTTGGACAAACAAAAATCTCAATGATGATTATTCTAATCTCGTTACCAATAAATATATTCTTTAATTATATGTTTATTTTTGGCAAATTTGGTGTTCCGGCTTTTGGCGGTATCGGAGCAGGTATTGCGACAGCCCTTACCTACTGGCTTGTTTGCTTTATCGCTTTTGGCATCCTATCTAAATTAAGTCCATTTAAAAACTATCATCTCTTTTCCGGCTGGGTGAAACCTTCCTTGGCTGAATGGTGGGAGCAATTAAAGATTGGTATCCCGATAGGGTTTTCGATCTTTTTCGAAACGAGCATATTTTCAGCCGTAACCCTGTTTATGAGTGTTTACAGTACGTATACAATTGCAGCACACCAAGCCGCAATCAACTTCGCATCATTGTTGTATATGATACCGCTCAGTGTCGGCATGGCATTGACGATAGCGGTAGGCTACGAGCTCGGGGGCAAACGCTTCGGTGAGGCCCGGACCTACGGATATATTGGAATTAGTGGCGGGTTATTTATTGCCCTTTTCGCCGGCCTTGTACTTTATGTATTTAATGATATGGTTGCAAACCTTTATACCGATAATGCAGAGGTAGTGGAATTAACTAAACACTTTATCTATTACGCAATATTCTTCCAGCTGGCAGATGCCTTTGGCGCACCAATCCAGGGAGCACTAAGAGGTTATAAGGACGTTAATATAACATTGATAACATCATTCGTATCGTATTGGGTCATTGGATTGCCAAGCGGCTGGTTATTAGCAAACTACACTCCGCTTGAACCATTTGGATATTGGGTTGGAATTATCATTGGATTAAGCTGCGGAGCTGTTGCACTATTGTGGCGGCTATTGCATTTACAAAAAAAACAACGGGCTTACGAATAA
- a CDS encoding aldehyde dehydrogenase family protein, with protein MRNELKHYINGEWVASSGSETMDVINPATEEVIGKISLGTREDLDKAVEAAKAALPSFSNTTKEERIELLEKITAEYEKRKDDIVETITDELGSPLKMSEKVHYNMGYQHFSEAAKALKDFSFSEDRGGHKIVKETIGVSGLITPWNFPTNQTTTKIASAFAAGSPVILKPSEMTPYAAIILAEIFDAVGVPKGVFNLVNGTGDVIGDGISSHPDIDFVSFTGSVATGQKIMKNASETIKNFALELGGKSPLVVLEDADIEKAAKGAVNHIAMNTGQVCSAATRIIVPSSIKKEFEEAVLNVLPKFPVGSPREKSFIGPLISKKQWDTVQSYIEKGIDEGANLIAGGTGKPEGIDKGFYARPTIFTDVKNSMAIAQEEIFGPVMSIISYDTLDEAIEISNDTVYGLAGYVIGNNHETLSKVAHGIKAGRITVNNAAADFTAPFGGYKQSGIGREWGDFGIEEYLETKAILGL; from the coding sequence ATGCGTAACGAATTAAAGCATTATATTAATGGGGAATGGGTAGCATCATCTGGATCTGAAACAATGGATGTTATCAACCCGGCTACAGAGGAAGTTATTGGCAAAATCAGCTTGGGGACAAGAGAGGACCTGGACAAGGCTGTAGAGGCAGCAAAAGCTGCATTGCCTTCTTTTTCAAATACAACGAAAGAAGAGCGGATTGAGTTACTTGAGAAGATAACTGCTGAGTACGAGAAACGGAAAGATGATATTGTCGAGACCATTACTGATGAACTTGGTTCACCACTTAAAATGTCAGAAAAGGTCCATTATAACATGGGTTATCAGCACTTTTCCGAGGCTGCAAAGGCCCTTAAAGACTTTTCGTTTTCAGAAGACCGCGGCGGCCACAAGATTGTGAAGGAAACAATAGGTGTAAGTGGACTTATTACACCATGGAATTTCCCAACAAACCAAACAACTACAAAAATTGCCAGTGCATTTGCTGCTGGTAGTCCTGTTATTTTAAAACCATCAGAAATGACACCATATGCGGCAATCATTTTGGCTGAGATTTTTGATGCAGTTGGCGTGCCAAAAGGTGTTTTCAATCTGGTAAACGGTACTGGGGATGTTATTGGTGATGGTATCAGTTCACACCCTGATATCGACTTTGTATCATTTACAGGTTCCGTAGCCACCGGCCAAAAAATCATGAAAAACGCATCAGAAACAATTAAAAACTTTGCGCTTGAACTAGGTGGAAAATCACCGTTAGTAGTGCTGGAAGACGCAGACATTGAGAAGGCGGCAAAAGGAGCTGTCAACCATATTGCGATGAACACGGGTCAAGTATGTTCCGCTGCTACTCGAATTATTGTGCCTTCCTCCATTAAGAAAGAATTTGAAGAAGCAGTACTCAATGTGCTACCGAAATTTCCAGTTGGAAGTCCTCGGGAGAAATCGTTTATCGGACCGCTTATTTCGAAAAAACAGTGGGATACTGTTCAATCCTATATTGAAAAAGGAATTGATGAAGGTGCTAACCTGATTGCTGGCGGAACTGGCAAACCTGAGGGTATTGATAAAGGATTCTATGCACGGCCAACTATTTTTACAGATGTGAAAAATAGCATGGCTATTGCACAGGAAGAGATTTTTGGACCAGTCATGTCCATTATTTCGTATGATACGCTTGATGAAGCGATTGAAATTTCAAATGATACCGTATATGGTTTAGCGGGCTATGTTATTGGTAATAACCATGAAACATTAAGTAAAGTAGCACATGGCATAAAGGCTGGGCGCATTACAGTAAATAATGCTGCGGCAGACTTTACAGCGCCATTTGGCGGTTATAAGCAGTCCGGCATTGGCCGTGAATGGGGCGACTTTGGTATTGAAGAATATCTGGAAACAAAAGCAATTTTAGGACTGTAA